GATATACAATTCTTAGAATGGTTACAATTTATGGTCCTTGGCAGATTAATGATGGCTTTTACATTTTGATAAAAGGAATAGCTAATAGTGAATATTGGACAAAGTTTTACATAGGTAATGGAGAGAAATTAACCCAACTTGTATATGTTAAGGATGTTGCTAAGGCAATTAAGCTAGTTCTTGAAAAAGAAGTATCGCTAAACAAAAAGTATTTTATTGCTGAAGAAAAACCGTATACTTACAAGGAACTATATACCATTATTTGTGAAAAGTTTGGTAAGAAATCACCCTCTCACGGTGTTCCTGTAACGTTAGCAAAATTAGGGGTAAGGGTTTTAAGCATCGTGAATAAGATAACTGGAGAATATTCACCATTCTTTAACAGTGAGGTCATAGAGATTATGTCAAAGGATAGATATTATAGTATAGAGAAGGCTAAAAAAGAACTTGGTTTCGAATCAACACCGTTTTCTGAGGGCCTAGAAAAAACTATTTCATGGTACAGAGAAAGAAATTTAATCTAGCTCTTAACGACACGATTGGTTAAGGAGAAAATTGTGAGAACACAGCATTTCCAGAGACTACAGTCATTAATGTTTTTATTGAACGCAATTCTTCTATTTCCACCTCCAATGGATCCTTATCAATAACTATGAAATCTGCATACTTTCCTTTCTGCAGTGTGCCTGTATTTTCATCTTCAAATAATAAATATGCTGAGCCTGCAGTGTAATAATGAAGTGCCTCACTAACCGAGAATTTTTCTTTCATAGTATATTTATAAAGATCTACGTTTTTTCCACCTCTTGTTACTGCTGCATAAACAGTTTCCCATGGATTCAACGGTTCAACGGGACTATCTGTTGAAAAACCAATATTGATTTTGGATTTAACCATTGATTTAAACGGATATACCCATGGAGCTCTTTTCTCTCCTACCCTTTTAACAGCCCACCAATCACTCATGATAAAGTGAGGTTGTACTGCAGCAGATACACCAAGCTTGCTCATTTTCTCAATTTGATCAGATCTAATTACTGACGCATGTTCAATTCTATGTCTATATTTTGCTAAATTATTCCCAAGATGGCTGTAAGCGTTTAATACTTTATCAATAGCTTTATCACCAATAGCATGAATAGCCAGTTGCAATCCTCCATCGTGAGCTTTTCTCACTAGGTTTATTAATTCCTCTTCTTCGATTGTTGGTATTCCTGAAGTTTTTGAATCATCATTATAAGGTTCTGTGAGCCATGCTGTACGTGCGCCAAGAGAACCATCCGTAAAAAGCTTTATACCCATGATTTGTAAGTATTCGTCGCCAAAGCTCCTCCTAATACCCAATGATAATAACGAATCTAAAGCTGAAGCATTCATGTAAACCCTAACTCTCGCAGGCAAACCCTCCATCATTTTTAGGATCTGTAGAATGTTAAACGTTTCGGGACTACATGAAACAAAACCATTCATGGTTACACCTAATGACGCAGCATAAAATAAGGCATCTCGCAACATTTTTAATTTCTCGTCAAAATTATATACTAATCGATTCCTGAAAAAATCAACTGCGTCTTCGACAACCACACCAGTAAGAGTTTTATTTTCATTTTTAAGAAAATACGCAGATTCAGGTATTTTTTCAAGTAAACCTGTTACCTCAAGAGCTTTTGTATTTACAACGGCAGCATGTCCACAGATTCTTTCAAGAAAAACAGGTTTATCAGAAATTACTTCATCAAGATCCCAATGATTAGGCCATCTTTTTTCTATAAATAATTCCTGATCCCAACCTCTTCCTATTATCCACGTAAAGTCCTTATGTCCCTCATAATATTTTCTCAAACGTTCTTTAAGTCCACTTATAGAATCAACACCACGTAGATCAAGAGTATTAAGAGAAAGACCCAAACTGTCGAGGTGTACATGAGAATCAACAAAACCAGGGATAACAGTTTTGCCCTCCAGATCGATAATACGTCCATTAAACAGTACAACTAACCGTTTAGCCTTATTAGAATTACCGGCATAAATTATACGCCCATTATAGGACACAAGAGCAGAAACCACCCTTAAAGGCTTAAATGAAACATAAATATTTCCATTAATAAAACCCTTAACATTAAAATTCATAAAACCACCACACATCAAAATATAATAAAAAATAAAAATATAAATATTTTAAGTTAAAACAAAATTCTATAGAGTCCCATACTGCACTTCTGAATACTCAATAGTAAACACTTTCTTTATTCCGTTAAGAAGTTTACTAACATCAACGACTCCTGCCTCAGGAGGATACACACCACTCTTAAACCCTTGAGAAGAAGCAAGCTCCAATGCAGCAAGAGCAGCAGGTAAAGCAGTAGCCTGACTGGCCTCTCTACAGGCAACACCATACTTAATTATATGTGCACTACCATTCTTAATGCCCTTTACCATAACGCCTAAGCCCACACCAGTTAAGGCATATTCACCAAGCCTCTCATAGAGCGATGAAATCGTCCTCTCTATTTCCTCTGGCGGTGTGAGTTCAGGTAATGCTAAAGTTATAGCTATGGCAACATCACGAGCAACATAAGCCTGCTCTTTAATACTCATCATCTTCAAACTTGTAAGCCCTAACATGGAAAAAGCTTTAGCAATATCATTAAGATCAGACGGCCAAACACCACCCTTATTATATACACTCCTAACTTTAATATAATGCGGAATTGTAATCGGCTCAGGATGACCAGCATGCGCAACCTCCCATACACCTATAGGCTGCGGGAATTCATAACGTTCAGGCTCAGAAAGAGCCTTTATATCAACCCAAGCCCCATCCTTATATGTTTTAATCATACCAGTTATAGCATGAAAATAATGATCTATGATCGCAGGTCCCATCGTTGGATCTATAGCAGTCCAAACCCAATAAGTTCCAATCTCATGCACTTCATCAAATTTTTCAGAACCATACTTAGCAAGAAGATTAGTAATACCAGGTGTAGCACCCAGACCAATAATAGCTGTAACATTTCTTTTTTGAGCCTCTTCGTGTAATTTAAGAGCCTCAAGAGTAGCATCATAATCATCATTAATATCAACAAAATTAACACCAGCACGTATGGCTGCCCTTAGAATAGGTACTCCAAATCTGTAAAAAGGCCCGATAGCATTAATCGCAGCATCATAACCCTTTAACATACTGACAACTAAATCCTCAACAGACGCATCAACATCAACAACGTTAATGCTCCCACCAACATCCTTAGCAACATCATTAGCCTTCTCAACATTCTTATCAGCAATAGTTATCTCAACACTAGAGTTAAGTTCACGAAGCTCCTTAACAATCCTCGAACCTATGTGACCGGCTCCACCTAAAACAATTATTTTAGACATAAGAAAAAATAGCATTAAGTATTTATAAATATTCCGATCGTGCATCCTATCATTTCTAACAATTTTTTATCGAATTATTTTTGCATCAGTTTAGTTTTTTTCCTTTTATGCAGTTCTTCTAACTCCAACTTAATTCGTTGCAAATACTGGCCATCTAACGGATATTCTTTTACAAAAATTAAAGACAAAAACAATATTACAAAGGGTATTATAGACATTAACGCTCTTATTCCAAATTCTACAATTCCAGGTTGCGGTATTATGTCAGGAATGTATCCTGTGATGGACAAAACAAAACCAATGATTATTGCTTGAAGAACTATCGATATCCTAATAAAGAAAGCATTAATTCCAAAATACATACCTTCCCTTCTGACACCAGTCTTCACTTCGTCCTCATCTATTACATCAGAAATAACTACATCCGGAAGTAATAATGATCCAGAAAGCCCCGCACCAATTAATACCGCCACGACGATACCACTAACAAAATCAAAAGCAAAAAGAGCCGGTAACAACATAATACCAAAATAACCAATGGATAACATGTAAGCTCTTTTTGCTCCATATTTTACTGTTATTTTACGCCAAACATACAACATTGGTATGGCAGATAGAAATGCAGTTAGAAAGAATAGTGATGTTTCAAAAGCTCCAACTTTAAGCACATACTTTGTATAAAAAGGTGCTGTCGCGGCCAAGAGCAAATATGCAAGTTCTATTCCCACGTTACCAGAAATATAAGTCATAAAGGACTTATTATGAAAAGTTGCAATTAAAGCATCTTTTATATTAAGCGGTTTATCAAACTTAAACTCCTCTTTTTCATAAACTCCAAACAATGAAATATACATAGTTATAGCAGTAATCACAGCGATAAATACGCCCATCCATACCCAACCCAAAGTACTATAAATCAGTGGTGGCGCAGCAATTCCGAATATTAATCCAACAACTCCAAATAACTGTCTATAAGCTGATACCTCAGCACGCTCACTCAACTCAGAAAACATTTCAGGAAACAAGCTAGTCCAATTCAGGATCACAAAAGTATACACAGTGTCAAAAAGATTGATAACAAAAGTATAATACATAAAAAGCAGTATCATATCTCTACTAGCAGGCGGAGTCCAAATAATTATAAACGACAAAGCCATCGGTATAAATCCAAACAAAATGTAAGGTTTTCTTCTACCCCACCTTGTCCTATACCTATCAGATAAATACCCTGCCAAAGGATCATTTACCGCATTCCAAACACCATACACCATCATCCCAATACTGGCAAGAGCAACAACAAGCCTCACCACATCAACATAGAAAAAATAAAAGTATGTAGAAAACGCTTGATAAGAAATAGCAGAACCCAAAGCACCTAAACTATACGCAATTTTGTATAACCTCTTCATTATATTCAAGAAAATAACTTCATCACAACAATATAAAGCTTATCCCTACACATGAAAGAAAAACTACACGAAAGAGCGGCAGCGCTACACTATTTAAATTTTAAAAATACACACTGAATGTTAGTTTTAAACACTCCGATTTTTCAAATACTTTGCATCTTAATTAAGAATTTACTCTGCTTCCCGCTTGCATCCTGCTTGCATCTATACTCTACAGTATAGTTGAGTATAGTTGAAGTATAATCCACGGCATAGTGCAGATCCGCGGCAAGCATGCCTTCATCGCCATAAATATCCCTTAAGAGAGAGCGAACAACGTTCATAGCAAACACCCTATCATCGTCATGCTTCAGACCATAGAGGTTCTGTAAACCGCGCTCACTAAACCACTTGTCCGGATCATCAATCAAGAGGTTTGCATCCCTTAATGCAGACATATTTATGCCCATAAGAGCACCAATCTCTTCATGATACCTATGACTCGGCATTAAAACAACCCTCAACAATAATTAGAAATTACTTATCCATTTTAATTTTGCTGCGCGCGGGTTCTGTTAACTTTTAGGGACTTGGATGGTTAAGCTCCTTTCCTGTTAACTGCAATTAACATAAGGATAGCACATTATGATGATGTTTCTTCTGCTTTTATGCGTAAGTGCTAACACTTCGCTTTTCATGGTTCGGCTTATTTACAGACTTATAAAGGCAAAGGTTAATAAGTGTTTCCATAAATTATTAAGTGAGTGTCGTTTGTGCTCACCGAGTTGAAGGAGAAGTATAGGAAGGAGAGGGGTGAGGTCGAAGCTAAGCGTGGTGAGAGGATGATAGAGCTCAGGGTCGCCTTCTTCACAAATGAGATAGCCAGCGAAAAGGGGAAGGTTGTCCCAAGGGTGTGCTGGAGCGTTGGAACCGTGCACCTATTAGCCAATGCAAGTCACGGGTTGAAGTCCTCTAAATCATACTTCTTCAACGAGCTGAGTGAGCTCTTCCCAACTATAGAGAAGCTATTAGCCGAAAATGGGGTCAAGGTCTTACACTACCGCGGTAGGACCAGGAGCTTGCACCATTGAGGTTTTAATTGAAGAAAAAGACAAGTGCAAAAGCCCCTCGCATTATCCACCATTTTTTATTTGACAGGGGCCGTTAATAGTAAAGCCGTTTAAGCTTAGATTTATCATGAGCTTAAATTGAATGAGCTTTAGATGTACCCTCGCTGCTGTTCCATACACAGAATACCTCTAGAAGCACATAGATAGCATACCTTTTTTCCTTTTTTATGCAAGTTTAAGGTTTGAATTTCCCATTTTAATACAGAATTTCATAAATTGTTTTCCACTTCATCAAAGAATTCTTTAATCCTGCGCGCACCCTCTTTTACATTTTTCATAGAAGTAGCAAATGAAATTCTGAAATGATATTCCCCGTTTTTACCGAATGCAGATCCAGGAACAATAAGAACTTTCTTTTTCTTAAGCATCATACTTGCTATACTTTGGGAATCCATATCAACTTCATACCTAGGAAACAGATAAAAAGTACCTGCAGGCTTAATTATTTTTAAATTTCTTACACCACTGAGCTCACTCAAGAGAAAATCTCTTCTCTCTTTATACTCCTTTACATATTTGGAATAAACTTCAGCACCTAATTCTAATGCCTTAATAGCGGCTCTCTGAATAAAGACAGGAAGGCACGTTAAAGTATGTTGAACAAATTTCTCCATCCTCTTTATTAAATCCTCAGACGCTACAGCATAACCAATTCTCCAACCAGTCATAGCAAAAGCTTTAGAAAAACCGTTCACAAGTATAACACGGTTCAGATCGTAAGACGCTGGAGAAACATGTTCGCCCTCATATATTAACTTCTCATAAATCTCATCACTAATTATGTGCAAACCATGATCCTTAGCAATATCAACTAATGCCTTGACACTATCCTTAGAAAAAACAGCACCTGTAGGATTATTAGGAGTGTTAACGATAATGACCTTGCTTCTTGAAGATATCTTCGATTTCAAATCCTCAATATCTAATGAAAAATCATCACGAAAATTAAAAAAGACAACTCTTCCACCGACAAGTTTCACTTGAGCCTCATAGCTAACCCAATAAGGATCATGAATTAAAACCTCATCGCCCCTATCCACAACGCTCATTAAAGCAGCATATATGGCAAATTTCGCAGGCAAAACGATCACGTTCTCAGGACCAACAGAGATATTATTCTCTTCACGAATCTTCCTAGCAATACATTCCCTCAACTCATACAAACCTAACGAACTAGTGTAATGAGTCTCACCCCTCAACATAGATTCATAAGCTTTATCAACGATCCTTTTGTCAGTATCAAAATCAGGTTCACCAGCAGCAAAAGAAATAACATCCTCACCCTTTCGCTTCAACTCCAAAGCCAAGTTATTTAAACTAACAGTGGCTGCAGGCTCAATACCATCCAAAATGCTCATAAAAAATCAGGTGCAAACAATTATTTATATTTAACCAAATCATTAACAATACCACATTCATTTAAATCTGGTCACCTTCCTGCACTTATAGTGAAGAATTCTCTTCAAGAGTTCTTGGTGTATTGCCCTATCAGGAGTATTTCCCAGTCTTGGTTCCTCTCAGGGATGATGAACTTAGGAACACGTACAGCTAGCTTATGTCGTTTAAGAAGACAATATTTCCCATGAAAATCTAAACCAAACATAGTAAGCTTTAACCTATCCTTAAAAGATGAGACCTACTGTTGTCATGATAGTTTTACTCTAACTCCACGCTAAGATGTATCCACTAAATCTCATTGGTTCGCTCCTAAGCAGAACAGATAATCATAAATATTGCTAGGATATTAAAAAAATATGAACAAAAGAATATTAGGAGTATTAGGAGGAATGGGACCAGAGGCATCAGCGTACTTCTATACACTCATAACAAAACTTACAAAAGCTAAAAAAGATCAAGATCATATAAGCATGATAATATACAGCGAACCAACAATACCAGACAGAACAAAAGCATTCCTAAACAAAGGACCGTCACCGGTCCCAGCAATGATAAAAGCAATAAAATTCTTAGAACAAAACGGAGCACACATAATAGCAATACCATGCAACAGTGCGCACTACTGGATTAATGAACTAAAGAATAACACAAACGCACGAATAATAGACATGATAGAAGAATTCTCAAAAGACGTAAAACAACTCAACTACAAAAAGCTTGGACTAATAGCAACCACAACAATAGTACAATCAAAACTATATGAAAAATACCTACAACAATACAACATACAAATAATACTACCACAAAACCAAGAACAAATCATGCAAGCAATCTATCAAATAAAAGCAGGAAAAATAAAGAGAGCAAGAAAAACACTCAAAAAAGCAGCAAAAGAACTAGAACAAAAAGGAACACAAGCAATCATAGCAGGATGCACAGAAATACCACTGGCACTAAAACCAAAAGACACAAAAATACCACTATTAGACCCAATGATAAGCCTAGCCAAAAAATCCATCATAGAAACAAAAGGACCACAAGCACTAAACCAAGAAACATATAAAAAACTATGGCCAACAAAATAAATAAAAAATAAAAAATTATGAAACAATAGAATCCTCAGTCTTCTCTTTCTCTAAAGACTTTTGCAAATTCAACAGATACTCCTCTTGATCCCATCTCCAAGTGCCAGTTCTAGTGTCATATTTTCTATAAGGCAATGTTTCATTCCTTCCCGTCCTAAGATCTAACCAAATATATCTGTATGTTGTAATGATTCCCTCTTCAATCATGGCATCGAGTATATTAAAGAAGTCGTTAGTTTCAACATGAGGTAAGTAAATGTTAAACATTAGAGTGTTTCCGCCTAAAATCCTACTAACTCTTCTTATGAATACTCCATTCAATGTATTTGTAAATTTAAATAACCATTCCTGATCCTTAAATGTGATGAACATTACCATATAGTCGATAACTGTTTTTCCATTGACTAAATATGGATAGGGAATTAATATTATTCTAAGGCTATTTATAAGTCCTCTTTTGATTACATGATTTATATAGTGATAATAGACTGCTTGAAAAGTTACATCTTTTAGTGATTTTTGTATGATACGCAGATCCGCAAATACATTAATCTCTAAATTTTTGAGTATTCTTAAATCAATTTTATCTAGGCTCTGTGCGTCTACATTGGAGCGTATTAATCGTTCATCTGGGATTGGAGTAGCATTACGGATATTATCCAAAAATTCATACCAATTAAAACTCAACGTTTTTGCTCGAAGATCGAAATTCTTGAAATTTAAAGGGGGATCATATACTACCGTAGTCGGGTAAATTTCATAACCACTAATCAGGTTTAATTGTAATGCTGTTTCTAAAAATTCCGTGAAATCCTTTTCATGTTTATCGGGTATTACATATTTAACATAAAAACATGGTTTATCAGTTCGCCCCTTAGCTGAGTAGATCCAGTAATCTTTATTAGCTAGTAAAATCCTTTCAGCGTTTTTATTACTGGTATGATACAGAATAACATCATAGGGTCTAAGTCCAAGTGCTATTGTATTGATTATTGTTCTTAAAGATAGTAGATTTTTCTCCTTTAATTTAGCTACTATATTATATACTGTAGAATTTGGCAAATTTAGCGTTTTTGCTATTTTT
This region of Thermoprotei archaeon genomic DNA includes:
- a CDS encoding NAD(P)-dependent oxidoreductase, with translation MRVFITGAGGFVGINVAEELMNNGYDVRGLVHSKNEDILKHMGVKTVRGDLLQPESFMESMRNVDAVIHLASPHPYKYSIEYRRENHVNATRNLLEVMMKNNVKRIIFSSVAEVMGDSNKLPFTENMEERPIMLHAKFKLETERLIGSYGELRYTILRMVTIYGPWQINDGFYILIKGIANSEYWTKFYIGNGEKLTQLVYVKDVAKAIKLVLEKEVSLNKKYFIAEEKPYTYKELYTIICEKFGKKSPSHGVPVTLAKLGVRVLSIVNKITGEYSPFFNSEVIEIMSKDRYYSIEKAKKELGFESTPFSEGLEKTISWYRERNLI
- a CDS encoding amidohydrolase — protein: MCGGFMNFNVKGFINGNIYVSFKPLRVVSALVSYNGRIIYAGNSNKAKRLVVLFNGRIIDLEGKTVIPGFVDSHVHLDSLGLSLNTLDLRGVDSISGLKERLRKYYEGHKDFTWIIGRGWDQELFIEKRWPNHWDLDEVISDKPVFLERICGHAAVVNTKALEVTGLLEKIPESAYFLKNENKTLTGVVVEDAVDFFRNRLVYNFDEKLKMLRDALFYAASLGVTMNGFVSCSPETFNILQILKMMEGLPARVRVYMNASALDSLLSLGIRRSFGDEYLQIMGIKLFTDGSLGARTAWLTEPYNDDSKTSGIPTIEEEELINLVRKAHDGGLQLAIHAIGDKAIDKVLNAYSHLGNNLAKYRHRIEHASVIRSDQIEKMSKLGVSAAVQPHFIMSDWWAVKRVGEKRAPWVYPFKSMVKSKINIGFSTDSPVEPLNPWETVYAAVTRGGKNVDLYKYTMKEKFSVSEALHYYTAGSAYLLFEDENTGTLQKGKYADFIVIDKDPLEVEIEELRSIKTLMTVVSGNAVFSQFSP
- a CDS encoding MFS transporter; translated protein: MKRLYKIAYSLGALGSAISYQAFSTYFYFFYVDVVRLVVALASIGMMVYGVWNAVNDPLAGYLSDRYRTRWGRRKPYILFGFIPMALSFIIIWTPPASRDMILLFMYYTFVINLFDTVYTFVILNWTSLFPEMFSELSERAEVSAYRQLFGVVGLIFGIAAPPLIYSTLGWVWMGVFIAVITAITMYISLFGVYEKEEFKFDKPLNIKDALIATFHNKSFMTYISGNVGIELAYLLLAATAPFYTKYVLKVGAFETSLFFLTAFLSAIPMLYVWRKITVKYGAKRAYMLSIGYFGIMLLPALFAFDFVSGIVVAVLIGAGLSGSLLLPDVVISDVIDEDEVKTGVRREGMYFGINAFFIRISIVLQAIIIGFVLSITGYIPDIIPQPGIVEFGIRALMSIIPFVILFLSLIFVKEYPLDGQYLQRIKLELEELHKRKKTKLMQK
- a CDS encoding saccharopine dehydrogenase NADP-binding domain-containing protein — encoded protein: MSKIIVLGGAGHIGSRIVKELRELNSSVEITIADKNVEKANDVAKDVGGSINVVDVDASVEDLVVSMLKGYDAAINAIGPFYRFGVPILRAAIRAGVNFVDINDDYDATLEALKLHEEAQKRNVTAIIGLGATPGITNLLAKYGSEKFDEVHEIGTYWVWTAIDPTMGPAIIDHYFHAITGMIKTYKDGAWVDIKALSEPERYEFPQPIGVWEVAHAGHPEPITIPHYIKVRSVYNKGGVWPSDLNDIAKAFSMLGLTSLKMMSIKEQAYVARDVAIAITLALPELTPPEEIERTISSLYERLGEYALTGVGLGVMVKGIKNGSAHIIKYGVACREASQATALPAALAALELASSQGFKSGVYPPEAGVVDVSKLLNGIKKVFTIEYSEVQYGTL
- a CDS encoding amino acid racemase, whose translation is MNKRILGVLGGMGPEASAYFYTLITKLTKAKKDQDHISMIIYSEPTIPDRTKAFLNKGPSPVPAMIKAIKFLEQNGAHIIAIPCNSAHYWINELKNNTNARIIDMIEEFSKDVKQLNYKKLGLIATTTIVQSKLYEKYLQQYNIQIILPQNQEQIMQAIYQIKAGKIKRARKTLKKAAKELEQKGTQAIIAGCTEIPLALKPKDTKIPLLDPMISLAKKSIIETKGPQALNQETYKKLWPTK
- a CDS encoding pyridoxal phosphate-dependent aminotransferase, translated to MSILDGIEPAATVSLNNLALELKRKGEDVISFAAGEPDFDTDKRIVDKAYESMLRGETHYTSSLGLYELRECIARKIREENNISVGPENVIVLPAKFAIYAALMSVVDRGDEVLIHDPYWVSYEAQVKLVGGRVVFFNFRDDFSLDIEDLKSKISSRSKVIIVNTPNNPTGAVFSKDSVKALVDIAKDHGLHIISDEIYEKLIYEGEHVSPASYDLNRVILVNGFSKAFAMTGWRIGYAVASEDLIKRMEKFVQHTLTCLPVFIQRAAIKALELGAEVYSKYVKEYKERRDFLLSELSGVRNLKIIKPAGTFYLFPRYEVDMDSQSIASMMLKKKKVLIVPGSAFGKNGEYHFRISFATSMKNVKEGARRIKEFFDEVENNL